A region of Phalacrocorax carbo chromosome 9, bPhaCar2.1, whole genome shotgun sequence DNA encodes the following proteins:
- the ZFP36L1 gene encoding mRNA decay activator protein ZFP36L1 produces MSTALVSPTIFDLSEVLCKSNKMLNYTPSGVSGCLLDRKAVGTPAGGGFPRRHSVTLPNSKFHQNQLLSSLKGEPAPMLGPRENRFRDRSFSEGGERLLQQKQPGGQVNSSRYKTELCRPFEENGACKYGDKCQFAHGIHELRSLTRHPKYKTELCRTFHTIGFCPYGPRCHFIHNAEERRAVAGSREPAVTDRPRLQHSFSFAGFPSTAASGLLDSPTSITPPPMLSTDDLLGSPTLPDCASNPFTFSSQELASLFAPSMGVQVPGGSSPTTFLFRPMSESPNMFDSPPSPQDSLSDQEGYLSSSSSSHSGSDSPILDTSRRLPIFSRLSISDD; encoded by the exons ATGTCCACAGCCCTGGTGTCGCCCACCATCTTCGACCTGAGCGAAGTTTTATGCAAG AGCAACAAGATGTTGAATTACACCCCCTCGGGTGTCAGCGGGTGCCTGCTGGACAGGAAGGCGGTGGGCACCCCGGCCGGCGGGGGTTTCCCTAGGAGGCACTCTGTCACCCTGCCCAACTCCAAGTTTCACCAGAACCAGCTCCTCAGCAGCCTGAAAGGGGAGCCGGCTCCCATGCTGGGCCCCCGGGAAAACCGCTTCCGGGACCGCTCCTTCTCCGAGGGTGGCGAgcggctgctgcagcagaagcagcccgGGGGACAGGTCAACTCCAGCCGCTACAAGACGGAGCTGTGTCGCCCTTTCGAGGAGAACGGCGCCTGCAAGTACGGCGACAAGTGCCAGTTCGCCCACGGCATCCACGAGCTGCGGAGCCTCACCCGCCACCCCAAGTACAAGACCGAGCTCTGCCGCACTTTCCACACCATCGGCTTCTGCCCCTACGGGCCGCGCTGCCACTTCATCCACAACGCGGAGGAGCGCCGCGCCGTGGCGGGGAGCCGGGAGCCGGCCGTCACCGACAGACCCCGCCTGCAGCACAGCTTCAGCTTTGCCGgcttccccagcactgctgccagcgGGCTGCTGGACAGCCCCACTTCCATCACCCCGCCGCCCATGCTGAGCACCGACGACTTGCTGGGCTCCCCCACCTTGCCTGACTGTGCCAGCAACCCCTTTACCTTCTCCAGCCAGGAGCTGGCCAGTCTCTTTGCCCCCAGCATGGGGGTGCAGGTGCCCGGCGGGAGTTCTCCTACCACCTTCTTGTTCAGGCCCATGTCTGAGTCCCCCAACATGTTTGACTCGCCGCCTAGTCCTCAGGACTCCCTCTCTGACCAGGAGGGCTAtctgagcagctccagcagcagccacagtggCTCAGATTCCCCTATCCTGGACACCTCAAGACGTCTTCCCATCTTCAGCAGACTCTCCATCTCTGATGACTAA